A single genomic interval of Fibrobacter sp. UWB4 harbors:
- a CDS encoding TIGR02147 family protein encodes MKPCAEKLQSEERLGSIPPKRMSVFEFNDYRAYLRHYFESAQALNRRYSLRSFSDRLGFSSKDFISRVMKGEKSLTPASIAKIVGGLQFDESEAAYFEAMVLFCQASNDDERENYKKRMEEITAAYRFTQQMLLTRAYQYEVYSHWYYSAIRSIIGMIGFDGDYDTLGARLTPPISGEQARQAVDLLERVGLIKKDAKGNWILNNPAISTGDKVIQQAFVNYHKEFIDLAKESITNVPSNERNVSSVTLGISEASYKKIVKCINEFRKKISMIANEDEDGGRVFQMNIQIFPLSK; translated from the coding sequence ATGAAACCCTGTGCGGAAAAATTGCAGTCTGAAGAGCGTCTCGGTTCTATCCCTCCGAAGCGCATGTCGGTTTTTGAATTTAATGATTACCGCGCTTATTTGCGGCACTATTTTGAAAGTGCGCAAGCTCTGAACCGCCGTTATTCGCTGCGGAGTTTTTCGGACAGGCTGGGATTTTCGTCCAAGGATTTTATTTCGCGCGTGATGAAGGGCGAAAAGAGCCTCACTCCGGCGAGCATTGCAAAAATTGTCGGAGGCTTGCAATTTGATGAAAGCGAAGCCGCCTATTTCGAGGCGATGGTGCTGTTCTGCCAGGCGTCTAACGACGATGAGCGTGAAAACTACAAGAAGCGCATGGAAGAAATCACGGCTGCTTACCGTTTCACGCAGCAGATGCTTTTGACTCGTGCGTACCAGTATGAGGTTTATTCGCACTGGTACTATTCTGCGATCCGCTCGATTATCGGGATGATTGGCTTTGACGGCGACTACGATACTCTCGGAGCGCGGCTCACGCCGCCGATTTCGGGAGAGCAGGCGAGGCAGGCGGTGGATTTGCTGGAACGTGTCGGACTCATCAAGAAGGATGCCAAGGGCAACTGGATTTTGAACAATCCGGCGATTAGCACTGGCGACAAGGTCATCCAGCAGGCGTTTGTCAATTACCACAAGGAATTTATTGATTTGGCGAAGGAGTCCATTACCAATGTTCCTTCGAACGAAAGGAACGTGAGCAGTGTGACTCTCGGCATTTCGGAAGCATCTTACAAGAAGATTGTCAAGTGCATCAATGAGTTCCGCAAAAAAATTTCTATGATTGCTAATGAGGACGAAGACGGTGGCCGCGTTTTCCAGATGAATATCCAGATTTTCCCGTTGTCCAAGTGA